From a single Chloracidobacterium thermophilum B genomic region:
- a CDS encoding SaoD/DsrE family protein: MKVAYVFATNMASTFKLATMILPQLEDGEHGAQVVGMMFFDDNLFCLRQGDPVGERLARLAKEQGILLMVCDQCAVRRNLAEGNFEQCGKGQVKAKGLVEGVVAGCFPQLYAALAGNPPDYVITL, encoded by the coding sequence ATGAAAGTTGCCTACGTCTTTGCCACCAACATGGCCAGCACCTTCAAACTGGCGACGATGATCCTGCCGCAGCTCGAAGACGGAGAACACGGCGCACAGGTCGTCGGAATGATGTTTTTTGATGACAACTTGTTCTGCCTCCGGCAGGGTGACCCCGTGGGTGAGCGGCTGGCGCGCCTCGCCAAGGAACAGGGCATCCTGCTGATGGTGTGTGACCAGTGCGCGGTGCGCCGCAACCTGGCTGAAGGCAACTTCGAGCAGTGCGGCAAGGGACAGGTCAAAGCCAAGGGGCTGGTTGAAGGCGTCGTAGCCGGGTGTTTTCCGCAGCTCTATGCGGCTTTGGCCGGAAATCCACCCGACTACGTCATCACGCTGTAA
- the rnc gene encoding ribonuclease III, translating to MPKRGNQTFEHLMAQLETRLGHRFARREWLAEALTHRSYALEHPPTPHNERLEFLGDAVLGFIICAWLVEQFPTASEGDLARAKGHLVASAQLAQAAERIGLGEALRLGRNEEQQGGRHKTTLLENAFEAVVAALYLDGGIAVATDAVRRIFADEVAALDFAHIAALDAKTALQDWLRLHRRPLPCYETIAVEGQSHQPTFHVVVTIEGHCLGEGRGPSRKAAEQAAAAMALQQLKAEVETS from the coding sequence ATGCCAAAACGTGGCAACCAGACTTTTGAACACCTCATGGCCCAGCTTGAAACCCGGCTGGGCCACCGGTTTGCCCGCCGCGAATGGCTTGCCGAGGCACTGACCCACCGCTCCTACGCCTTGGAGCACCCACCCACGCCCCACAACGAGCGCCTCGAATTCCTTGGCGATGCCGTGCTCGGTTTCATCATCTGTGCCTGGCTTGTCGAGCAGTTCCCCACCGCCAGCGAAGGTGATCTGGCCAGGGCCAAGGGGCACCTCGTGGCTTCCGCCCAACTGGCCCAGGCGGCGGAGCGCATTGGGTTGGGTGAAGCCCTGCGCCTCGGCCGCAACGAGGAACAACAGGGCGGACGCCACAAGACGACGCTCCTGGAAAACGCCTTCGAGGCCGTTGTGGCCGCCCTGTACCTCGATGGCGGCATCGCCGTCGCCACCGATGCCGTACGGCGCATTTTCGCCGATGAGGTTGCCGCGCTCGACTTTGCCCACATTGCCGCACTCGACGCCAAAACGGCACTTCAGGATTGGCTCCGTCTGCACCGCCGACCGCTCCCCTGCTACGAAACCATTGCCGTCGAAGGTCAATCCCACCAACCGACGTTTCACGTCGTCGTCACGATTGAGGGCCACTGTCTGGGCGAAGGGCGCGGGCCAAGTCGCAAGGCCGCCGAGCAGGCAGCCGCGGCTATGGCGCTTCAGCAGTTGAAAGCCGAGGTTGAAACGTCATGA
- a CDS encoding CBS domain-containing protein: MSLEHIIQDWKVRHLEPSRPVIVAPDTSLAETITAMMAERAGYAFVCENGSLLGIVTERDYLLKVIGLGVEYTAPVKDFMTPNPTTIREDATIVEAMRLMDAGNYRHLPVLDAEGRILGVISTRHIISFIVEHFPRDVVNLPPKLDQKSLTVEGG, encoded by the coding sequence ATGTCTCTCGAACACATCATTCAGGACTGGAAAGTGCGGCATCTGGAGCCTTCGCGCCCGGTCATTGTCGCCCCGGATACGTCGTTGGCGGAAACCATCACGGCCATGATGGCCGAACGGGCGGGTTATGCTTTCGTCTGTGAAAACGGCTCCCTGCTTGGCATCGTGACCGAACGTGATTACCTGCTCAAGGTGATAGGACTGGGCGTTGAGTACACAGCACCAGTCAAAGACTTCATGACGCCCAATCCGACGACCATCCGGGAAGATGCCACCATCGTCGAAGCGATGCGTCTGATGGACGCCGGGAACTACCGGCATCTGCCGGTGCTCGACGCTGAAGGTAGGATTCTGGGAGTGATCTCGACCCGCCACATCATCAGCTTTATCGTCGAGCACTTTCCCCGCGATGTGGTCAACCTTCCACCCAAACTCGACCAGAAGAGCCTGACCGTTGAAGGCGGTTAG
- a CDS encoding 2-oxoacid:acceptor oxidoreductase subunit alpha, whose product MSSTAILGNTEEKVQEVTSVTVRFAGDSGDGMQLTGTQFTNTAALLGNDISTLPDFPAEIRAPQGSLPGVSGFQVNFSSMDIRTPGDEPDVLVAMNPAALKVNLPDLHEGGILIVNENEFIKSNLDKAGYTSNPLTDGSLKGYRLISIPITDLTYNALAEMEMTKRNKERCKNFFALGIVFALFDRPLEPTYRWIEEKFGAKPEIAEANRRALKAGFDYADTTEIFTTHYRVRKANLPPGKYRKITGNEATALGFVTASELAGRPLFYGSYPITPASDILHELSRLKNFGVKSFQAEDEIAAMGAAIGAAFAGHIGLTGTSGPGVCLKSEAIGLAVMTELPVVIINVQRGGPSTGLPTKTEQADLLQALYGRHGECPVAAVAPASPSDCFTMAVEAVRLAVTFMTPVFYLSDGYIANGAEPWRIPDLSELPAIRAVLRQDPTGFLPYDRDEQTLARPWAVPGTPGLEHRIGGLEKQHRTGNVSYDPANHDFMVRLRAEKIARIANFIPDLAVEGDPEGDLLVLGWGGTYGAIATATEELRRQGYRVSNAHLRYLNPFPRNLGDVLKRFKRVAVAELNLGQLNLLIRGTFLVDSVSINKVAGKPFKISELITRCKALL is encoded by the coding sequence ATGTCATCCACGGCCATTCTCGGCAATACTGAAGAAAAAGTTCAGGAAGTGACTTCCGTCACCGTTCGCTTTGCCGGCGATTCGGGGGATGGGATGCAGTTGACAGGAACCCAGTTCACCAACACGGCAGCGTTGCTCGGCAATGACATCAGCACGCTGCCGGATTTTCCGGCCGAAATTCGCGCGCCACAGGGCAGTCTCCCAGGGGTTTCCGGTTTTCAGGTCAACTTTTCGAGCATGGACATCCGTACGCCGGGGGATGAGCCGGACGTGCTGGTGGCCATGAATCCGGCGGCGCTGAAGGTCAACCTGCCGGATTTGCACGAAGGTGGAATTCTCATCGTCAACGAAAACGAGTTCATCAAGTCCAACCTTGACAAGGCCGGCTACACCTCGAACCCGCTGACGGATGGCTCTCTGAAGGGCTACCGGCTGATTTCGATTCCCATTACCGACCTGACCTACAACGCGCTGGCCGAGATGGAGATGACCAAGCGCAACAAGGAGCGGTGCAAGAACTTCTTTGCGCTGGGCATTGTGTTTGCCCTGTTTGACCGTCCGCTGGAGCCAACCTACCGGTGGATTGAGGAGAAGTTTGGGGCAAAGCCGGAAATTGCGGAAGCCAACCGGCGGGCCCTGAAGGCTGGCTTTGACTACGCTGACACCACCGAGATTTTCACGACGCACTACCGGGTGCGGAAAGCTAATCTGCCGCCAGGGAAGTACCGCAAAATTACCGGCAACGAGGCAACGGCGCTGGGGTTTGTCACGGCTTCTGAGCTGGCCGGACGACCGCTGTTTTACGGCAGCTATCCGATTACACCGGCTTCGGACATCCTGCACGAGCTGTCCCGGCTCAAGAATTTCGGCGTCAAGTCCTTTCAGGCCGAAGACGAAATCGCGGCCATGGGGGCGGCCATTGGCGCGGCCTTTGCCGGGCACATTGGGCTGACCGGAACCAGCGGGCCCGGAGTGTGTCTCAAAAGTGAAGCCATCGGTCTGGCGGTGATGACGGAGCTGCCGGTCGTGATCATCAACGTCCAGCGCGGTGGCCCTTCGACGGGTCTGCCGACCAAAACCGAACAGGCAGACCTGCTTCAGGCGCTGTACGGGCGGCACGGAGAGTGTCCCGTCGCGGCTGTGGCGCCGGCTTCACCGAGTGATTGTTTCACCATGGCAGTTGAGGCTGTCCGCCTGGCCGTCACCTTCATGACGCCGGTCTTTTATCTTTCGGACGGCTACATTGCCAACGGTGCCGAGCCGTGGCGGATTCCAGACCTTTCCGAACTGCCTGCCATTCGGGCCGTGCTGCGTCAGGACCCGACGGGTTTCCTGCCTTACGACCGGGATGAGCAAACGTTGGCGCGGCCCTGGGCGGTGCCAGGGACGCCGGGACTGGAACATCGCATCGGCGGTCTGGAGAAGCAGCATCGCACGGGCAATGTCAGCTACGACCCGGCCAACCATGACTTCATGGTGCGGCTGCGGGCGGAAAAAATTGCCCGGATTGCCAACTTCATTCCCGACCTGGCTGTGGAAGGCGACCCGGAAGGGGACTTGCTGGTGCTGGGGTGGGGCGGCACCTACGGGGCGATTGCCACTGCCACTGAGGAGTTGCGCCGTCAGGGCTACCGCGTGTCCAACGCCCACCTGCGCTATCTCAATCCCTTCCCGCGCAATCTGGGTGACGTGCTCAAGCGTTTCAAACGGGTGGCCGTTGCCGAACTCAACCTGGGACAGCTCAACCTGCTCATCCGGGGCACCTTTCTGGTGGACAGCGTGAGCATCAACAAGGTAGCCGGCAAACCGTTCAAAATCTCGGAACTCATCACGCGCTGCAAAGCCTTGCTGTGA
- a CDS encoding class I SAM-dependent methyltransferase: MSHLNLPPEAFRRWDETPDARFYSLPRFVTHIDAGAIAAVTQLYREYFPPGGDILDVCSSWVSHLPEDVTYRQVTGIGMNAAELAANPRLTDWVVHDLNTKPVLPLADASFDAAGLCVSIDYLTDPVAVLRDIGRVLRPGGPLVVTFSNRCFPTKAIAIWLMLDDAGRCRLVENFFRAAGVWDDIHTLDRSPGTGDPLYAVIGRRR; this comes from the coding sequence ATGAGCCATCTCAACCTGCCGCCCGAGGCCTTCCGACGTTGGGATGAAACGCCGGATGCCCGGTTCTACAGCCTGCCGCGCTTCGTCACCCACATTGACGCCGGAGCCATCGCTGCTGTCACGCAGCTTTACCGTGAGTATTTTCCTCCCGGCGGCGACATCCTCGATGTCTGTTCAAGCTGGGTCAGCCACCTGCCGGAAGATGTGACCTACCGGCAGGTCACTGGCATTGGGATGAATGCCGCCGAGCTGGCGGCCAATCCCCGGCTGACGGACTGGGTCGTTCACGATCTGAATACCAAGCCGGTTCTGCCTCTCGCCGATGCCAGTTTCGATGCCGCCGGTCTGTGCGTTTCCATTGACTATCTCACCGATCCGGTAGCCGTACTGCGCGACATCGGGCGGGTCCTGCGTCCGGGCGGGCCGCTGGTCGTCACCTTTTCCAACCGCTGTTTTCCCACCAAGGCGATTGCCATCTGGCTGATGCTCGACGATGCCGGGCGCTGTCGGCTGGTCGAGAATTTCTTTCGGGCGGCTGGCGTCTGGGACGACATTCACACCCTTGACCGTAGCCCCGGCACTGGTGATCCCCTCTATGCTGTCATCGGGAGGCGGCGATGA
- the trpD gene encoding anthranilate phosphoribosyltransferase, whose translation MPDRRAGWSQQKKMMDETLANHLAALLAGRLSEAETDALLASLTPDTATFEQFTTLIAAVRATACPLPELAEPVFDCCGTGGSGRPHFNVSTTVAFVLAAGGVRVVKFGNRAATSTSGSFDLLEQLGVPVEYPPERLPRLLDATNLAFLYAPQCYPALKAVAAARRRFGRPTLFNYIGPLLHPLHPGRRVMGVSHPRMQAFIAQWLATDPRTHRAVVVRGHENRDELTPVGTSVLYEVTPRRIDKRSWTPLDLPCDVEAQPYTPEANLRQFQDIVTGRDTVSADYHSVRLNAGLGFVAAGRTETLADGAACAAELLASGEVQRQVETFLAHVHR comes from the coding sequence ATGCCGGACCGCCGGGCAGGCTGGAGTCAACAGAAGAAGATGATGGATGAGACCCTGGCCAACCATCTGGCCGCGCTGCTTGCTGGTCGCCTGAGTGAAGCGGAAACCGATGCGCTGCTGGCATCGTTGACGCCCGACACCGCAACGTTTGAGCAATTCACCACGCTCATTGCAGCCGTCCGCGCCACGGCCTGCCCCCTGCCGGAGCTGGCTGAGCCGGTCTTTGACTGCTGCGGCACGGGCGGCAGCGGTCGGCCGCACTTCAATGTCTCAACCACGGTGGCTTTCGTTCTGGCAGCCGGGGGCGTGCGCGTGGTCAAGTTCGGCAACCGCGCTGCCACCAGTACGAGCGGGAGCTTTGACCTGCTCGAACAGCTCGGCGTCCCGGTCGAGTATCCGCCGGAGCGGCTCCCGCGCCTGCTCGATGCCACCAACCTGGCGTTTCTCTACGCACCTCAGTGTTACCCGGCGCTCAAGGCTGTGGCGGCGGCGCGGCGGCGGTTCGGGCGTCCGACCCTTTTCAACTACATCGGCCCGCTGCTGCATCCTCTGCATCCCGGCCGGCGCGTCATGGGGGTGTCGCACCCACGCATGCAGGCGTTCATTGCCCAGTGGCTAGCGACCGACCCACGAACACACCGGGCGGTCGTGGTGCGCGGCCACGAAAACCGGGACGAACTGACGCCGGTCGGAACCTCCGTCCTGTATGAAGTGACGCCCCGGCGGATTGACAAACGCTCCTGGACACCGCTCGACCTGCCGTGCGATGTAGAAGCTCAGCCCTACACACCAGAGGCCAATCTGCGGCAGTTCCAGGACATCGTGACGGGACGGGATACCGTTTCGGCCGATTACCACAGCGTACGGCTCAATGCCGGCCTTGGGTTTGTGGCCGCCGGACGGACGGAAACGCTGGCTGACGGTGCCGCCTGCGCGGCCGAACTTCTCGCCAGCGGAGAGGTTCAGCGCCAGGTGGAAACCTTTTTGGCACACGTGCACAGGTGA
- a CDS encoding AsmA family protein — MTTARENAPASSLRRRWPLLLGTAAAAAAVLLLLLFVAPHLIPSGWLIPQLEQLLSRALGTPVQVASARATSFLPLTIVVENVTLGQNRPEARLTGTIRQGEFGIGWLNLFRRRPTFTHLHLVEADLQLSTGTAAGPSGQWRLLPVPSAPHLPASLSAPSRRAFHHPELMLRPAADTPTDTNAEPFSIEQLAVQNSRLSWPDTPFRFERLNTEGRVQGRDVTLRQTTANWLNGTLEASAVRLTFAPEHLGFAITGRLTNIATEKLASPPETAAVTGQGTFRLDIAGQYRYETRNFEGLSGSGDGDLREGCFPRLRPGAIGRTLAPPALPMRLGDFDLGPLQERLLGTESGLPSTSEGLSFRELVFRFALEGTTVRLDGLTCTIAENRQIFGQGVISLAERPAQINFDLRFPLNFVTGRSASRLPFFGTLSERQMIPVRVTGTFERPVVEIISLSL; from the coding sequence ATGACCACGGCCAGGGAAAACGCCCCCGCTTCATCCCTGCGGCGCCGATGGCCACTTCTGCTCGGGACCGCGGCCGCAGCCGCGGCTGTTCTCCTGCTACTCCTTTTCGTTGCACCGCACCTTATCCCGTCTGGCTGGCTCATTCCCCAACTGGAGCAACTTCTGAGCCGGGCGCTCGGCACACCGGTTCAGGTAGCCAGCGCCAGGGCCACCTCGTTTCTGCCGCTGACGATTGTCGTTGAAAACGTCACTCTGGGTCAGAACCGCCCGGAGGCCCGGCTGACAGGAACCATCCGGCAGGGTGAGTTTGGTATTGGCTGGCTCAACCTGTTCCGTCGCCGCCCGACCTTTACCCACCTGCACCTGGTCGAAGCGGACTTGCAGCTTTCAACCGGTACGGCTGCCGGGCCGTCCGGCCAGTGGCGGCTGTTGCCCGTACCATCCGCACCCCATCTGCCCGCAAGCCTGTCCGCACCGTCACGCCGGGCTTTTCATCACCCGGAACTGATGCTGCGCCCTGCCGCCGATACTCCAACTGACACCAATGCAGAACCGTTCAGCATTGAGCAGTTGGCCGTTCAGAACAGCCGCCTGTCCTGGCCCGACACGCCCTTCCGGTTCGAGCGCCTGAACACCGAAGGACGTGTGCAGGGACGTGACGTGACCCTGCGCCAGACCACGGCCAACTGGCTCAACGGGACACTCGAAGCCAGTGCCGTACGCCTGACCTTTGCCCCGGAACACCTTGGCTTTGCCATCACCGGCCGCCTGACCAACATTGCAACTGAAAAGCTGGCTTCCCCCCCGGAAACAGCGGCTGTGACCGGTCAGGGGACATTCCGGCTCGACATCGCAGGACAGTACCGCTACGAGACACGAAACTTCGAGGGACTGTCCGGCTCCGGCGATGGCGATCTGCGTGAAGGGTGCTTCCCCCGCCTCCGGCCGGGAGCCATTGGACGGACACTCGCCCCCCCTGCGCTGCCCATGCGTCTGGGCGATTTCGACCTGGGCCCCCTGCAGGAACGCCTGCTGGGAACGGAATCCGGGCTGCCCTCAACCAGCGAAGGGCTGTCCTTCCGGGAACTCGTCTTCCGCTTTGCCTTGGAAGGCACAACCGTCAGGCTTGACGGACTCACCTGCACCATCGCCGAAAACCGCCAGATTTTTGGCCAAGGTGTGATTTCCCTGGCCGAGCGCCCGGCGCAGATTAACTTCGACCTGCGCTTCCCGCTGAACTTCGTTACGGGACGCAGCGCCAGCCGGCTCCCCTTCTTTGGAACATTGAGTGAGCGGCAGATGATTCCGGTCCGTGTCACCGGTACGTTCGAGCGGCCGGTCGTCGAAATCATCAGCCTTTCGCTGTAA
- a CDS encoding NAD-dependent epimerase/dehydratase family protein — protein sequence MSIRCLVTGGAGFIGSHLVERLVRDGHRVRVVDNLITGFRHNLAAVAAEVEFIEGALEDPATAQQAVAGVEVIFHEAALPSVPRSVQDPFTSQRCGEVATLTLLAAAARAGSVRRVIYASSSSIYGDTPTLPKVETMPPRPLSPYAATKLAGEGYMSAYAALSGMDTLCLRYFNVFGPRQDPNNQYAGVIARFVQVMARGERPTIYGDGTATRDFTPVANVVQANLLAMNAPGRFQGEVFNIACGRQISLQRLVQQLNALFGTDLNPVHAAPRPGDIAHSCADIAKAGRLLGYAPQVDFETGLRELVHQTPRL from the coding sequence ATGAGCATCCGCTGTCTCGTCACCGGCGGCGCCGGCTTCATCGGCAGCCATCTGGTCGAACGGCTCGTCCGGGACGGCCATCGCGTCCGGGTCGTGGACAACCTCATCACCGGCTTTCGGCACAATCTGGCGGCTGTCGCGGCCGAGGTTGAGTTCATCGAAGGCGCGCTGGAAGACCCGGCAACGGCGCAGCAGGCTGTAGCCGGCGTGGAAGTCATTTTCCACGAGGCAGCGCTGCCCAGTGTGCCCCGCTCCGTCCAGGACCCGTTCACCTCCCAACGCTGCGGCGAAGTCGCCACCCTGACGCTGCTCGCTGCCGCAGCCCGGGCCGGCAGCGTCAGGCGCGTCATTTACGCCTCTTCATCGAGCATCTACGGCGACACACCAACTCTTCCCAAGGTGGAGACCATGCCGCCACGGCCGCTGAGTCCCTACGCGGCAACCAAGCTGGCCGGAGAAGGCTACATGTCCGCCTACGCAGCCTTGAGCGGCATGGATACGCTGTGCCTGCGGTACTTCAACGTCTTTGGGCCGCGCCAGGACCCAAACAATCAGTACGCCGGCGTCATTGCCAGGTTTGTCCAGGTGATGGCACGCGGCGAGCGGCCGACCATCTACGGCGACGGAACGGCCACCCGGGACTTCACCCCCGTTGCCAACGTCGTACAGGCCAACCTGCTGGCTATGAACGCTCCGGGGCGCTTCCAGGGCGAAGTGTTCAACATCGCCTGCGGACGGCAGATTTCCCTTCAGAGGCTTGTGCAGCAGCTCAATGCGCTGTTTGGGACCGACCTCAACCCTGTCCACGCTGCACCGCGGCCCGGCGACATCGCCCACTCCTGCGCCGACATCGCCAAAGCGGGGCGCCTGCTGGGTTATGCGCCCCAGGTGGATTTTGAAACCGGGCTGCGCGAACTGGTTCACCAGACACCCCGCCTTTAG
- a CDS encoding hotdog fold thioesterase, with amino-acid sequence MSESQLAVFPPDASPAALSSARFGLAAHLGIEFVEATPTYLRARMPVDERTKQPYGLLHGGASVALAETMGSVASHLVSPERMVVGLEINANHLRAVREGFVYGTVTALHIGSSTHVWDIRIRDEEGRLVCVSRLTVAVLNRPSPPPVV; translated from the coding sequence ATGAGTGAATCACAACTGGCCGTGTTCCCGCCGGACGCCTCACCTGCTGCGCTGAGTTCGGCGCGGTTTGGATTGGCAGCGCACTTGGGAATTGAATTTGTGGAAGCCACACCAACCTACCTGCGGGCGCGCATGCCCGTGGATGAGCGGACGAAGCAGCCCTACGGCCTGCTGCACGGGGGTGCCTCTGTGGCGCTGGCCGAGACGATGGGCAGTGTCGCCTCGCATCTGGTGTCCCCGGAGCGGATGGTGGTTGGGCTGGAAATCAATGCCAATCACCTCCGTGCCGTGCGGGAAGGCTTTGTCTATGGGACGGTAACGGCCCTGCACATTGGGTCGAGTACCCATGTCTGGGACATCCGAATCCGGGATGAGGAAGGGCGGCTGGTGTGTGTCAGTCGCCTGACTGTCGCCGTGCTCAACCGTCCGTCCCCGCCGCCCGTGGTCTGA
- a CDS encoding ferritin-like domain-containing protein, producing the protein MLRLPTREAVLSELDALMQQGALLYQATANGNVRVLAGLLGPAYRGLIQKRGKREDTTALPVGYPANFDWRYERNQPEIRRLTEAAKTAQWNATTDLDWQRLVDPFHPDTVLLPEKFHPAYWLPLWSKLTEHERRVQLHALTSWLLSQFLHGEQGALYAAALTTTAVPWLDAKLYGGTQVMDESRHVEAFHTYLTTKLEKLYDINDNLYVVIDALMTDSRWDVKFLGMQIMIEGLALGAFTTLRQLSGEPLLRDLLKMVITDEARHVHFGVLALGEFYLREVSERERRDREDWAFEMAVLLRNRFLLHEIYDEHFAHRLRRAQWNRLVLHSDMMAMFRRTMFRRIIPNLKRIGLLSDRIRPHYAQLGLLAFEHERPATELTAADLLEDTV; encoded by the coding sequence ATGTTGCGTCTGCCTACGCGCGAGGCTGTCCTGTCTGAGCTGGATGCGCTCATGCAACAGGGCGCTTTACTGTACCAGGCTACGGCCAATGGCAATGTTCGGGTACTGGCGGGGCTGCTCGGCCCGGCCTACCGTGGTCTGATTCAAAAACGCGGCAAACGGGAAGACACCACGGCGTTGCCGGTGGGGTATCCGGCCAACTTCGACTGGCGTTACGAACGCAATCAGCCCGAAATTCGTCGTCTGACCGAAGCCGCCAAAACCGCCCAGTGGAATGCCACCACCGATTTGGACTGGCAGCGTCTTGTCGATCCGTTTCATCCCGACACTGTGCTGCTGCCGGAGAAGTTTCACCCAGCCTACTGGCTTCCGCTCTGGTCAAAGCTGACCGAACACGAGCGCCGGGTGCAGCTCCACGCGCTGACAAGCTGGCTGCTCAGTCAGTTTCTGCACGGCGAACAGGGGGCGCTCTACGCGGCGGCGCTGACCACAACGGCCGTGCCATGGCTCGATGCCAAGCTCTATGGCGGCACGCAGGTGATGGATGAAAGCCGTCATGTCGAGGCGTTTCACACCTATCTGACGACGAAGCTGGAAAAGCTCTATGACATCAACGACAACCTCTACGTCGTCATTGATGCCCTGATGACGGATTCGCGCTGGGACGTGAAATTCCTGGGGATGCAAATCATGATCGAGGGGCTGGCCCTGGGGGCTTTCACCACGTTGCGCCAGTTGTCGGGCGAGCCGCTGCTGCGCGACCTGCTCAAAATGGTCATCACGGATGAAGCCCGCCACGTCCACTTCGGCGTACTCGCGCTGGGCGAGTTCTACCTTCGGGAGGTCAGTGAACGTGAGCGCCGGGACCGTGAAGACTGGGCGTTTGAAATGGCCGTGCTGCTGCGCAACCGGTTCCTTCTGCACGAAATCTACGATGAGCACTTTGCCCATCGCCTGCGCCGTGCGCAGTGGAACCGGCTGGTGCTCCACTCGGACATGATGGCCATGTTCCGGCGGACGATGTTTCGCCGCATCATTCCCAATCTCAAACGGATTGGGCTGCTCAGCGACCGCATTCGTCCGCACTACGCACAACTGGGACTGCTGGCCTTTGAGCACGAACGTCCGGCGACGGAACTCACGGCCGCCGACCTTCTGGAAGACACCGTGTGA
- a CDS encoding hydroxymethylglutaryl-CoA reductase — protein MASVRVPYSKEDDYADEIIRQRQELAEQYLGEPFQHVNRYSFDPHVCRGNIESFIGVAQVPIGLAGPILIHGEHAQGEFLIPLATSEGTLVASYNRGMKALTMAGGVLCTVTADQMQRAPVFIFQNARDARDFADWLREHFSQVKAAAESTTRVGKLLNIEFYQANKFLYTRFNYSTGDAAGQNMVGRATYVACQWIVQNNSKVVRWFLESNFATDKKASQINSIMTRGKRVTAEATIPGDLLRQVMRTSPEALHYHFQVQSIGGFLSGVNNNGAHSANGVTAMFIATGQDVANVAESSAGILYCERTPDDALYLSITIPSLIVATYGGGTGLPTQRECLKLLGCDGPGKVNKLAEIVAAVVLAGELSLASAISSHDWVSSHEQYGRNR, from the coding sequence ATGGCTTCTGTGCGCGTTCCGTACAGTAAAGAAGATGACTATGCCGATGAAATCATTCGGCAACGGCAGGAACTGGCCGAGCAGTACCTGGGTGAGCCGTTCCAGCATGTCAACCGCTATTCGTTCGACCCGCATGTTTGCCGTGGCAACATCGAAAGTTTCATCGGTGTGGCGCAGGTGCCGATTGGTCTGGCCGGGCCGATTCTCATCCACGGGGAGCATGCCCAGGGGGAGTTTTTGATCCCACTGGCTACGTCCGAAGGGACGCTCGTGGCAAGCTACAACCGGGGCATGAAGGCCCTGACCATGGCGGGGGGCGTCCTCTGTACGGTGACAGCCGACCAGATGCAGCGCGCACCGGTCTTCATTTTCCAGAATGCCCGCGATGCCCGTGATTTTGCCGACTGGCTGCGGGAACATTTCAGTCAGGTCAAGGCGGCCGCCGAATCCACGACCCGCGTCGGGAAGCTGCTCAATATCGAGTTTTACCAGGCGAACAAGTTTCTCTACACGCGCTTCAACTACTCGACCGGGGATGCCGCCGGGCAGAACATGGTCGGGCGGGCAACGTACGTTGCCTGTCAGTGGATTGTGCAGAACAACAGCAAAGTCGTGCGGTGGTTTCTGGAATCCAACTTTGCTACGGACAAGAAAGCTTCGCAGATCAACAGCATCATGACGCGCGGCAAGCGCGTCACGGCGGAAGCGACCATCCCCGGCGATCTGCTCCGGCAGGTGATGCGCACTTCTCCCGAAGCTCTCCACTACCATTTTCAGGTTCAGTCCATCGGCGGATTCCTGTCGGGCGTCAACAACAACGGCGCGCATTCGGCCAACGGCGTGACGGCGATGTTCATCGCCACCGGGCAGGATGTTGCCAATGTGGCCGAGTCCTCGGCGGGCATTCTCTACTGCGAGCGTACGCCGGATGATGCTCTTTATCTCTCCATCACGATTCCGTCGCTCATTGTCGCCACTTACGGCGGGGGAACGGGGCTGCCAACCCAGCGGGAGTGCCTGAAGTTGCTGGGCTGTGATGGGCCGGGTAAGGTCAACAAACTCGCCGAAATTGTGGCGGCGGTCGTCCTGGCCGGTGAGCTTTCGCTAGCCTCGGCCATCAGTTCGCACGACTGGGTATCGAGTCATGAACAGTATGGGCGCAACCGCTGA